In a genomic window of Gammaproteobacteria bacterium:
- a CDS encoding TIGR03617 family F420-dependent LLM class oxidoreductase, whose protein sequence is MTTIPQHDLHQIPKVVREIEANGYDGVCTLENRHDPFLPLGIAAINTRKLELSTGIAIAFSRSPMAVANIGWDLQSASGGRFVLGLGSQVKGHNERRFSVPWSPPAPRLREYAHALRAIWSTWKTGEPLNFEGQHYRFTLMTPNFTPEPMDSPAPPITVAAVGPAMMKVAGQAYDGVRLHPFCTRRYLEDTVIPTLENALVSVGRQRKRFEISGGGFIATGADDEAVAKMFEWVRIRIGFYGSTRAYWPVLEAHDLEELGLKLNQMSRNNQWDQMAQEVTDDIVHLFAAVGRHDEIAEAIKERFGGISDAVYDSASSELRGGLPADVIQDIQCIPSPFIGFADQKGVGGAVRTSGY, encoded by the coding sequence ATGACAACAATTCCGCAGCACGATCTCCACCAGATTCCTAAGGTGGTACGGGAGATCGAAGCGAACGGATATGACGGTGTCTGCACGCTGGAAAACCGCCATGATCCTTTTTTGCCTTTGGGCATTGCTGCAATTAACACTCGGAAGCTGGAACTGTCGACTGGTATCGCCATTGCATTTTCGCGCAGCCCCATGGCTGTTGCTAATATCGGCTGGGATCTGCAATCGGCATCCGGCGGGCGCTTTGTACTGGGCCTTGGCAGTCAGGTCAAAGGACATAACGAGCGTCGCTTCAGTGTTCCGTGGTCTCCACCCGCGCCTCGACTACGCGAATATGCACACGCGCTACGCGCCATCTGGTCTACCTGGAAAACTGGAGAGCCACTGAACTTCGAAGGGCAGCATTATCGTTTTACCCTGATGACACCGAATTTCACGCCAGAACCGATGGACAGTCCGGCGCCGCCGATTACGGTTGCGGCAGTCGGTCCTGCGATGATGAAAGTGGCTGGGCAGGCCTATGACGGCGTGCGCCTCCACCCTTTTTGTACTCGACGGTATCTGGAAGATACTGTGATACCGACTCTTGAAAACGCTCTTGTGAGCGTTGGGCGTCAGCGAAAACGTTTCGAGATTTCAGGGGGTGGTTTTATCGCCACGGGAGCAGATGATGAGGCGGTGGCCAAGATGTTTGAGTGGGTGCGTATCCGTATAGGGTTTTACGGTTCGACCCGAGCGTACTGGCCAGTTCTCGAAGCGCATGATCTGGAAGAGTTGGGCTTGAAGTTGAACCAGATGTCTAGAAACAACCAATGGGATCAGATGGCCCAAGAAGTGACTGATGACATTGTGCATTTGTTTGCCGCTGTGGGACGCCACGACGAGATTGCCGAGGCGATTAAAGAACGTTTCGGCGGTATTTCGGACGCTGTTTACGACAGTGCGTCATCGGAGTTGCGCGGTGGACTGCCTGCCGACGTCATTCAGGACATTCAATGTATTCCATCGCCCTTTATTGGTTTCGCCGATCAGAAAGGCGTCGGTGGCGCGGTACGAACAAGCGGTTACTGA